One region of Fragaria vesca subsp. vesca linkage group LG4, FraVesHawaii_1.0, whole genome shotgun sequence genomic DNA includes:
- the LOC101291821 gene encoding uncharacterized protein LOC101291821, protein MPRGTPPVRARGSGSGSGSGSASASASASASASASASASASVNAGTSNDSNEAVGPEIEMIDDRAPLWKYVKKIEKCGTGGGSWRWQCNFCQLYYNGSHTRVRQHLLKEGGVGVTVCKKVDPHTFAQITKLVKDCKERIANRGARQVPLPSSTRGSSAAHGSSSFVSYGDYTRAPTAAAEGKKRRAAGGAIEKAFQNELREGCNGEIARMFYTGGLSFNLARNPHYRNSYFRASTLPGYVPPSYNAIRTTLLANERKNLENQLMPLKLAWRDKGVSICSDGWSDAQRRLLINVMVVCESGPMMLKAVNSEGEYKDHQLIANLLIDSIKQVGYENVVQVVTDNAPVCSKAGALIASKYPTIFWTPCVVHTLNLALKNICTPSQALNNVDVYVECCWIQPVVEDVMFIKNFIMNHGMRLVMFSDHCNLKLLSVAPTRFASTFIMLKRFKTIKNGL, encoded by the coding sequence ATGCCAAGAGGGACACCTCCTGTTAGAGCACGTGGAAGCGGAAGCGGAAGTGGAAGTGGAAGTGCTAGTGCAAGTGCTAGTGCTAGTGCTAGTGCTAGTGCTAGTGCTAGTGCTAGTGCAAGTGTTAATGCCGGTACTAGCAATGATTCCAATGAAGCGGTTGGTCCCGAAATTGAGATGATAGATGATAGAGCACCATTGTGGAAATATGTTAAGAAGATTGAAAAGTGTGGGACAGGTGGAGGAAGTTGGAGGTGGCAGTGTAACTTTTGCCAGTTGTATTATAATGGGTCTCACACTAGAGTGCGACAACATTTATTGAAGGAAGGAGGAGTGGGGGTTACCGTTTGTAAAAAAGTTGACCCCCATACATTTGCTCAGATTACTAAATTGGTGAAGGATTGCAAGGAGAGAATAGCCAATAGAGGAGCAAGACAAGTTCCTTTGCCATCATCAACAAGGGGGAGTTCAGCAGCTCATGGCAGCTCTTCTTTTGTGAGTTATGGTGACTACACAAGAGCACCAACAGCAGCAGCTGAAGGGAAAAAAAGAAGGGCAGCAGGTGGTGCTATTGAAAAGGCATTCCAAAACGAATTAAGGGAAGGATGTAATGGTGAGATTGCTAGGATGTTTTACACCGGTGGTTTATCCTTCAATCTAGCAAGAAATCCACACTATCGGAACTCTTATTTTAGAGCTTCTACCCTTCCGGGCTATGTTCCACCGAGTTATAATGCTATAAGAACAACACTCCTTGCTAATGAAAGGAAGAATCTTGAGAATCAATTGATGCCATTGAAGCTTGCATGGAGAGATAAGGGTGTGAGCATTTGTAGTGATGGTTGGTCCGATGCACAAAGAAGACTCTTGATTAATGTGATGGTTGTTTGTGAGAGTGGTCCAATGATGTTGAAAGCAGTAAATTCTGAAGGAGAATACAAGGATCATCAATTGATTGCCAACTTGCTTATTGATTCTATCAAACAAGTTGGTTATGAAAATGTAGTGCAAGTAGTGACCGACAATGCTCCTGTTTGTTCAAAAGCCGGTGCTTTGATAGCAAGTAAGTATCCTACTATCTTTTGGACTCCATGTGTTGTTCATACTTTGAATCTTGCTCTCAAGAATATTTGCACACCTTCTCAAGCTTTGAACAATGTGGATGTGTATGTTGAATGTTGTTGGATACAACCGGTTGTGGAGGATGTTATGTTTATTAAGAACTTCATTATGAATCATGGAATGAGATTAGTTATGTTTAGTGATCATTGTAATTTGAAGTTGCTTTCGGTTGCTCCCACAAGGTTTGCATCTACATTTATTATGCTCAAGAGGTTTAAGACAATCAAAAATGGTTTGTAA